Below is a genomic region from Macaca thibetana thibetana isolate TM-01 chromosome 1, ASM2454274v1, whole genome shotgun sequence.
ATCCCCCACCTCCAGCtctaagcaaccactaatctgtctctatagatttctCTATTCTAGACTTACATATgaatagaattatataatatgcTGGGGGAGTTTGTGActtgtttctttcactcagcttaATGCTTCTGGggttcatccaaaaaaaaaaagtttcatccaagtagcatgtatcaatacttcctttttatggccaataTGTCTATCGTGTAgacataccatattttgtttatccatttgtaagttgatggacttttgggttgtttctaccttttggctatgatgaataatgctactaCAAACATTCCtgtgtaagtttttgtgtggTTACATGTTTTCAGTTCTCCTGGGGACAGccataggagtggaattgctaggtcacatggtggcttttttttttttttttttttagacagtgtctcactctgtcactcaggctggagtgtagtggtgtgatcaaagctcactgcagcctcccagcctcccaggctcaggtgatcctcccacctccgcctcctgagtagctgggattacaggtgcgtgccactacatccagctaatttttgtattttctgtagagaggaaggcttgccatgttgcccaggttggtcttgaactcctgggctaaagtgatcctccacccaccttggctgcccaaagtgctgggatagtaggcgtgagccaccgtacctggccagtAACTCTTATGTTTAATAATTCAAGGAActtccagactgttttccaaagtaacttcactactttacattcccaccaacagtcaATGAGGGTTTCAATTACTTTATACCCTTGCCAACACTTAATCTGACTTGATTCTAGTCATCCcagtaggtgtgaagtggtatcttgaagttttatttccatttccctgatgattaattatgttgaccatttaaaaaatgtgtttattggccatttgcatatatTCCTTATGcagaaaaagatatttctattcagatcctttgcctaatttttaattgagttgtttgtcttttcattgttcCGTTGTAACTTTGGTTACCaggcctctctctgtcacccaggctggattacagtggtgtgatcatagctcactataaccctgaactcctgggctcaaaggatccttctgcctccacctctccagtagctaggaccacacacacatgccacacacctagctaattaaaaaaaaaaattaagaaacaaggTATCTCCAtactacccaggctggtctcaaactcctgacctcaagtgatcctcccacctcatcctcccaaagtactggccaggcgtaagccactgcgtccagcccatTTTCTTGATAATAATCTTCTGCTTAAAGtacaaaagttggccaggtgcggtgggtcacgcctgtaatcccagcaccttgggaggccaaggtgggtggaggatcactttagcctagaagttcaagaccaacctgggcaacatggtgaaaccccgactctactaaaaatacaaaaattagctgggcatgctggggggcgcctataatcccagctatttgggaggctgaggcagaagaatcgcttgaacctgggaggcggaggttgcagtgagccgagatgacgccattgcactccagcctgggtgacagagcaagactccgtctcaaaaaaaaaaaaaaaagtacacaagtTTTGTCcaagcacagtagctcatgcctacaatcctaaTACTTTCGGAGGCTAAAGAggacagatctcttgagcccaggagtttgagaccagcctgggcaacatggtgaaactccatctctaccaaaacaaacaaacaaaaaacaattagccaggcatgatgatgtgcacctatagtcccagctacttgggaggttgagatgggaggatcaatttagcctgggaagtagaggctgcagtgaccccagatggcaccacagcactccagcctgggtgacagagtgagaccctgtctcaaaaaaaaaagtcttaaattttgatgaagtccagtttatctcttttttgttgctcatgattttggtgtcatatctaagaatctttacatttaggtctttgattcactTTAAGTTTATCTTTCTATGTGGTGTGAaattgttaccaaaacaccaggagTTCAGTTTATGTCCTGTTGCTCACCACACAGAAAGATGAGCAGTACCTGCCACTGAGACGACaggtattgccaaggaagaaggctttactCAGGTGCTGCAGCTCAGTCACAAATCCATTTCCCTGACCAACTAAAATTAGAGGTTTATATAGTAAAGAAGAAATGTAACGATGTATAGGAAAACAGGaactcaggaggccaagaaagCACTCGTGACCAATGAGGGGTCTTGTACTTCATTGTCAGGATGGGATGATCTGGttgagtttcagttccttgatacttTTTTTGAGAGGCCTGGTGGTCCTTTCCTGAAGAAGgaactcaaaataaaacaaatgtaagttttaagctttaagaccagaaggtcaatttctttttcttttttctgttttttgtttgtttgtttttgcttttgtttgcttgcttgtttgtttttttgagacgaggtctccctctgtcgcccaggctggaatgcagtggcttgatctcaactcactgcaacctctgcctccagggttcaagcaattttcctgcctcagcctcctgagtagctgggattacaggtgtgtgccaccatacccagctaatttttatatttttagtagacatggggtttcgccatgttggccaggctgatctggaactcctgacttcaggtgatctgccctcctcggcctctgaaaatgctggtattataggcatgagccgccacacccagcaagaagggtcaatttctgttgatacaaaaaaaaactatgagaCTATTGGGTTCATTTCAAAATAAGGGTCTAActtaattcttttgcatgtggtgaTCCagctgtcccagcaccatttgttttctttcctcactgAATGTTCTTGGTACCCTAGTTAAAAATTACTTGGTCATAGacatatgggtttatttctggactcttttttttttttttttttttttttttttttttttttttttttttttttttttttatggaagacagtccatgctaatcttctctgtatcttcCGTGCccgagcacttttttttttttttttttggactctagtgcagtgccatgatctcggctcactgcaacttttgcctcccagtttcaagtcattctcctgcctcagcctcccaagtagctggggctacaggcatgcatcaccacgcctggctaatttttgttttgttttgttttgagacggagtctcgctctgttgcccaggctgaagtccaaTGACttggtctcagcttactgcaacctgcttcccggattcaagcaattccgcctcaacctcctgagtagttgggattacaggtgcccgccaccacacccggctaatttttgtatttttagtagagacggggtttcatcatgtcgtccaggctggtctcaaactcctgacctcagatgatccacccgccttggtctcacaaagtgctgggattacaggtgtgagccactgcgcccagcctgtaagTTTTAATAATTGAAATTGATCACTTCTGGGATATACCTGATTTTTCATGAAGATATGAGAATGACGGTACAATTAAATGTagtgatcagaaaaaataaaacaatttcatgtTCATAGCCAGTGAGTTAAGACTATACAACAAACTAGGTACAATAAGTACTCTTGGAATTTGAAGTAATCTTAGAGGAGGATTTTGACTTAACACAGAATTCAGATGTCGAAGACAGTTTTACCTGGATCTTAGGGGACAAGGAAGGCCCGCCTGATTTCTAGGTTATATACATTGCTCACGTTCTGCCTCGGAGTAATTCTCCAGATATTTTACACACAGATACTTGTATGTGTGTATCTTGTCAGTCATCTATATCAACTTTATCAGTTTTGTAACTGCTTCTTAAGTAAATCTTGCCGATATTTTTTCAACCCTTGGTCCCTTTTTGGTTTTTCACAGTGTTATtaagaaaacacatacacacacaaaccaatAAGCCTGTTTTATCCTCCTTTGTCTAGGAATATGACAAATCTGAAGCTATACCTGAGGAAGTAGCTGGAGCTGGACAACAGTAACGAGGTGCAAGTCCCCATGGAAGATTCAAGCCTGTCCAACAGTGTTGATGTGGACAAAGGCTTTGCCATTGCCTTTGTTGTTCTTCTGTTTCTGTTCCTAATAGTGATGATTTTTCGGTGTGCCAAGTTGGTGAAGAATCCCTACAAGGCCAGCTCCACAACCACAGAACCATCTCTGAGCTGAAGTATAATCTGAAGTATAATAAAACCTGGTAGACTTCCTTTCACAAGAGATTTGAAATCTGTTATACACACTTTATATTATTTCACCTCCCTGTTTCTCAGCCTTCTCACTCTTGCATTCTACAATGAGATGAAACACAAGCCAGTCTGTATTGTTCCTGTTCAGGGAAATGGCTACTAAAGTAAGTTAGAGGTTGAATTTATTGGCTAGAATAAGTCCATGGATTTTAATTCTTCAATGCCTAAGGTTCTTAGGATGGGACAGTGGGCCATAATTTTATGATGTAATGTAACATAATGTCATCATGCTTGGTAAGGTCCACCTGAAACTAGAAGCTCACCTAGAGGTGGCAGACTTGAATGATCCCTTTAGTTATGCAAATGTAGGCTCAGCAGAAATCAAATGTCCTATAAGAAGAGTGTAACCAGATTGTTTTAGTGTGTGAAGTTTTGTAAAATCTGCTGTTCTTAAGTGGGCAGAACTCTGTGGTAGAAGGGGACTAATTTGCTGTGGGTGAATTCCTTAATCTCTCTCGTCCCaaatttcctcacctataaaatattatgtagaGGTTTGTATGAGGGCCCCAGAAAAGATATATCTGTGTCCTAAGCCctggaatgtgaccttatttggaaaaatggtctttgcaaatataattaagaaTCTCAAGATAAATTCATCCTAAATTATCTAGGTAAGTCTTAAATCCAATGACaattgttcttaaaaaaaaaaaaaaaaaagaggagaagacacagggagacagagaaaaagaccatgtgaacacagagacagagattggaatcacacagccacaagccaaggaacccTTGCCTGGAACCACCAGAAACTAGAAGAGTGAAGAAAGGATTCTTTCTcccctagagattctggtaccgGTATGGTcttaccaacaccttgattttggacttcggccttcagaactgtgagaaaataaatttctgttgttttaaggcacCCGGTGTGGTAACTTGTTATGTCAGTCATAGgaaattaatacataatatatgatGATGCAGATGGTGGTCATGATTCTGATCATCATCCCagcaatcttttctttctttttgagacagagtttcattctgtcacccaggctggaaggcagtggtgtgattccggctcactgaaacctttgcctcccgggttcaagcaattctccttcctcagcctccagagtagctggaattacaggcatccgccacatgcctggctaatttttgtatttttagtagagacagggtttcaccatgttgaccaaactggtctcgaactcctgacctcaagtgatccacccacctcagcctcccacagtgctgggattataggcatgagccactgcgcccagccccaaggGATCGCTTAAGAGCAGAGGGAAGAAAATCATAGCACCTACTCTCCAAAGTCTGAAGTTAGGGAACTTTGATAGAGTGGTGTATGAGCCAATTGGCAGGGAAGCTTTTAAGAGAAGTCACTAGAAAGAAAGGGAGTACCTAAATTGCTGAGCAAGACTCATTGTGGGTTTGGCTGAAGAGGATTGGTTTTAGTACAGCAGATGATGGAGAATCAAAGCCCTCATATCCAGCCACGATGGCCTAATATTCTAGTCAACAGTAACCTAGCATATGAGTATGAATTGAGAGCCATAACCTTGGAATCTAACTGGGAGGGCATCACTTGGGCTTATGCAGTGACTTGGACCAGCAAGCAGCCACTTCAGTGGAGACATGTATCCATGGGACCACGCTGGACTGGGTTTTAACAGCAATACCACATGGTATAGAGACACAACT
It encodes:
- the CTXND2 gene encoding cortexin domain containing 2 — encoded protein: MEDSSLSNSVDVDKGFAIAFVVLLFLFLIVMIFRCAKLVKNPYKASSTTTEPSLS